The Tamandua tetradactyla isolate mTamTet1 chromosome 8, mTamTet1.pri, whole genome shotgun sequence genome includes a window with the following:
- the LOC143643179 gene encoding olfactory receptor 8A1-like — translation MAAENHSTVTEFILGGLTNRPGLQLPLFLLFLGIYTVTMVGNLGMITLIRMNPQLHTPMYFFLSNLSLVDMCYSSVITPKMLGNFVSEKNIISYAGCMSQLYLFLVFVIAECYMLTVMAYDRYVAICNPLLYNIIMYHQVCSLLVAVFYILGFIGSTIQTVLMLKLSYCKVLISHYFCDILPLMKLSCTSTYDVQMVVFFLAGFNIVVTSLMVLVSYAFILSSILHISTTEGRSKAFGTCSSHLAAVGMFYGSTAFMYLKPSTASSLAQENMASVFYTTVIHMMNLLIYSLRNKEVKAALQKTLQIK, via the coding sequence ATGGCTGCAGAAAATCACTCCACAGTGACAGAGTTCATTCTCGGGGGACTAACAAATCGGCCAGGACTCCAGctccccctctttctcctcttcctcggGATCTACACGGTCACCATGGTGGGGAACCTGGGAATGATCACGTTAATCCGCATGAATCCTcagcttcacacccccatgtacttcttcctcagcaATTTGTCCCTTGTGGACATGTGCTACTCCTCTGTCATCACCCCTAAGATGCTGGGGAACTTTGTGTCAGAGAAGAACATCATCTCTTATGCAGGGTGCATGTCACAGCTCTACTTATTCCTTGTTTTTGTCATTGCTGAGTGTTACATGCTGAcggtgatggcctatgaccgctatgttgcCATCTGCAATCCTTTGCTTTATAATATCATCATGTACCATCAAGTCTGCTCCCTGCTGGTGGCTGTGTTCTATATCTTGGGATTCATTGGCTCAACAATACAGACTGTCCTCATGCTAAAGCTGTCCTATTGTAAGGTCCTCATCAGTCATTACTTCTGTGACATCCTCCCTCTCATGAAGCTCTCCTGCACTAGCACTTATGATGTCCAGatggtagttttctttttggctGGCTTCAACATTGTAGTCACTAGCTTAATGGTCCTTGTCTCCTATGCCTTCATCCTGTCCAGCATCCTCCACATCAGCACCACGGAGGGCAGGTCCAAAGCCTTCGGTACCTGCAGCTCCCACCTGGCAGCTGTGGGAATGTTCTATGGCTCTACTGCATTCATGTACTTGAAGCCCTCCACGGCCAGTTCCCTGGCCCAGGAGAACATGGCCTCTGTGTTCTATACCACAGTGATCCACATGATGAACCTCCTGATCTACAGTCTGAGGAACAAGGAGGTCAAGGCTGCCCTGCAGAAAACACTGCAGATAAAATGA
- the LOC143643181 gene encoding olfactory receptor 8A1-like has protein sequence MAAENHSTVTEFILGGLTNRPGLQLPLFLLFLGIYMVTMVGNLGMIMLILVNPQLHTPMYFFLSNLSLVDMCYSSVITPKMLVNFVSEKNIISYAGCMSQLYFFLVFIIAECYMLTVMAYDRYVAICNPLLYTISMSHQVCSLLVAVVYIVGFIGSTLETVLMLKLSYCKVLISHYFCDVLPLMKLSCTSTYNAQMVLFFLAGFDIIVTSLTILVSYALILSSILHISTTEGRSKAFSTCSSHLAAVGMFYGSSAFMYLKPSTASSLAQENLASVFYTTVIPMLNPLIYSLRNKEVKAALQRTLRMK, from the coding sequence ATGGCTGCAGAAAATCACTCCACAGTGACAGAGTTCATTCTCGGGGGACTAACAAATCGGCCAGGACTTCAgctccccctcttcctcctcttccttgggATCTACATGGTCACCATGGTGGGGAACCTGGGCATGATCATGCTAATCCTCGTGAATCCTcagcttcacacccccatgtacttcttcctcagcaATTTGTCCCTTGTGGACATGTGCTACTCCTCTGTCATTACCCCTAAGATGCTGGTGAACTTTGTGTCAGAGAAGAACATCATCTCTTATGCAGGGTGCATGTCACAGCTCTACTTCTTCCTTGTTTTTATCATTGCTGAGTGTTACATGCTGAcggtgatggcctatgaccgctatgttgcCATCTGCAATCCTTTGCTTTATACCATCAGCATGTCCCATCAGGTCTGCTCCCTGCTGGTGGCTGTGGTTTATATCGTGGGATTCATTGGCTCAACACTAGAGACTGTCCTCATGCTAAAGTTGTCCTATTGTAAGGTTCTCATCAGTCATTACTTCTGTGACGTCCTTCCTCTCATGAAGCTCTCCTGCACTAGCACTTATAATGCCCAGATGgtacttttctttttggctgGATTTGACATTATAGTCACCAGCTTAACAATCCTTGTTTCCTATGCCCTCATCCTTTCCAGCATCCTCCACATCAGCACCACAGAGGGCAGGTCCAAAGCCTTCAGTACCTGCAGCTCCCACCTGGCAGCTGTGGGAATGTTCTATGGCTCTTCTGCGTTCATGTACTTGAAGCCCTCCACTGCCAGTTCCCTGGCCCAGGAGAACTTGGCCTCTGTGTTCTACACCACAGTGATCCCCATGCTGAACCCTCTGATCTACAGTCTGAGGAACAAGGAAGTCAAGGCTGCTCTGCAGAGAACACTGCGGATGAAATGA